The nucleotide window AAAAAATTTCTCCTATCAAGCTCTCAccgtcctcttcttctttttcaaagaGAAACTCAAAAGACAACCTAATACCATAAAACTCATGGGCtggtttttctctctttttttaatataaagtgGGACTTAAACAAAGAGTCTATTAAGTATACTAAGAAACTAGAAAATTATATAAGATGCCATAGAGTAAAAAGTCAAAGAAACCCATTAAATTGAGTTTAAATTTCTAATATCCAACCTTAAACCCAATTTCCAAAAGTCTTCATGCCCAACATGCTCTTCAAGCTTCTAAATATATCATGCTTCAATGGCTTGGTGAAGATATCCGCCCCTTAGTTCGGAGACTTGCAATACACCAATTGCACTCTTTTCTCCTTCACATGCTTTCGGATGAAGTGATAGCGAGTGTCAATATGCTTGCTTCTCTCATGAACGAGAGAAGTTGCTCCAAACAAGCGAAGAGGTTCTTATTGAACCATATTTCAAACTGCCTAAAATACTCATGGATTgctattttctttgttttctcatGAGTTTGTTTATTTAGAGCTGACATACACAGTTCTGATCTGACAAACTCTCTACTTTCTATAACTCATCCTTTCTGTAATTACCAATTCTTTTAATAAAGTTTTGGATGGCTTTTGCCTCCCTTAGTATAAAAAAGTGTACTAGAAAATTTGGAAAGAGAAAAATGGAAGAATATTTCTCTGAAAGACCTCCTCCGTTTACTGTGCTctagaaaattctgcatactttCAAAACTTGGGAGCCTCTTTGTTCAAGAAGAACGGCCCACCATCTCAATAAGAGATGGGACAAGCTGCTTGTCTTTGTTTGGGGCTGCTTCTTGATGACTGAATCTGGGATTAAGCTCTCCATTTCATTCCACTTTTCTGCTGCTTCTGACTCTTCTCTTTGCCGTTTCATTCCCCCTGCACTTTCATAGATGGCTGAAATCTCTGTTAGCTTTGATCCTTTTGTAGCACCATCCTTcctcttattttctgttttctctctGTAAATATCCATTTTCAATAAAAGCCAGGTGGCAGTCTCCCTACTTCCCTttccatcaaagaaaaaaaaaaaaaaaactcttgctACTATTGCCATCCAAATCCATCCATAtcacttaaaaaaaaactttcaaatttTCTCTTTTAATCCATAGAACGAAGGAGAATGCCCTTTTTGGTTTCAAAGGAGGCATCAACTCTGGCACTAATGACATGGCTCCTTTGCTTCACCTAAGCAGTTGAATCTCTTTGAGCTAAGCAGGGagcattttgaaaattttacccaAAAAATCTAGTCAAAAAAATGCTCTTTAAGGTTCTTTGCCCTATATAAGCACCAAGATGTCTTCAATACATAACTGATTAAGGACTAAATATGTCTACATGGATCCTCTTGTTAGATGTGGAAGCACTATAGCTATTCTAGTCCTTTCATGACTTCTATTGGCTTCGGTACCATTTGTCAGGTCTCGAACCGGTAATCAAGTATGCACAAGTCATGCGTGAGTACCAAGATCTCTCTTCAGATAAGCATAAAGAGATCCATCTGCTTTGTTCTCACAACAACTAAATAGATTCCTAGTAGTTTGTATGGGCATGTGCACTTGTATATACCAGGGGTGGGGTGTGTACTAGCGTTGGATGCTGGCTTAATTAGTTTGAGGTGTAGTCAAGTTCATTGAACTTTACAAGAAACGTCTAATAATTTGACTATTTTATGCTGTATATATTGGGTGCAGAAGAATTGAAATCTAATCTTCCAGAAAGGAGCCCACCTATATGCATGGGAATGGAATCCAATAGTCCAAGAGACTTGAATGAAGTCTAAATTTTGAAGTTCTGCTCCATGGCTTAGAATACTggggagaaaataaaaaaaggtttACTAGAAAGGATTTTGTGGCATTGTTTTGTAATGAAAAGAATTCAAGTTAACACAATCAGCCCCTCCGTTCAACTTTTTTGATTATACCTAGTATACGAAAATTTCTAtgactttctttttttattttttcatactaAATACGATAATGAGACAGAATTTGTTTTCGATACTAGAGTACCCCCAcaattaaggctgcaaatgggtcgggtcgacccgtgacccgacccgacccgacccgtgtagacccgacccgatccgaattttaggacccgcgggtccgggtcgggtcctaaaattggacccgaatcattttctgggtcgggtctgggtttaccaaacggacccgactcgacccgaatggacccgaagagagagagaggaaaagcaaaagaaagtcttttctttttctttttttttttttttttttggcgtgggttgtggtactgttggtcagtgtgggaggatagcaagttagcaacaagcataggttcacagaatccaaaggaacgtcggcccgtcaggattctctctggatctattacactgttgagacctctggtgtctcggtagctgcctttttttttttttttttccttctgttttttggtttttgtttcttttaacttttgaagggagaaagtgagggaacactgcaactgaatatgggtcatgtgccagttttctgtaatggaattggattttggaagaaggtctgggattttttttgtcctcgtgagaggggagctgggagacactgagttccgtccaatcagtcatatagataaaaaatagtgtgatatgaaatttggcttgtagaccgacttagttagtaagtcatgggtgttctgactggagctcaattgcaaagtctttcaagtcatgggtcacccagcacctcataattatgatatgaccaaattagatttgcccaaattttttcccaaaagcacaaaaaaattggatccgatcggacccggacccgacccgaatcagacccggacccgacccgaacccgactcggacccgacccgacccaacccgatcttcaaccgggtcggatccgggtccaaaattgggacccgaacaaaaaaccgggtcggatcggggtcacctaggacccgacccgacccgacccatttgcacccctacccACAATCGCGCCGTAAAGAAGTCTTTATAAACCCTGCTTGtacttgttctctctctctcttttttttctctctcccccaTCTCTTATTCAATGCAGCATTGCATTATTACACCGACATGACCTCATCTCTGCCACCTACGCAGCCTTGCACCAAACTTCCAAGGTTCCTCTCACTAGATGTGGAAGCCCTACACCGATTATTGTAGTTTTGGACCACTGCAGAAGCATACACAGACACAAGTCGTGGGGTGTGGAAAGAAGTGTTCGAAGAATTCATCTACACGGTCTTTTAACTGCAATGGTGACTTTGACCTTGTTGGGTAGTCTTTACTTTCCAAGATAGAATTCAGATGCCAATTTAGTGGCTGACTGACTGGTCAGGGACGGCAATGGGAGATACTTTCTGTGGTATCAAAATGGAAGATACTTTCTGCCCTGCTTCAGATATTTATAAAGAGATCCATCTACTTCATCTTACAACAACTAAATTCATGGATCTAAAAGGAACCCAACTTCTACTTTTGTTCTTTGCTTTTCTGTGCTCTCAAGTGAGAAAACTCAATGGAGATTTAATCCCAGGCTGCATGCTGAGTGAAAGGAATGCTCTTCTTGGGTTCTGGGTTCAAAGAAGGCCTCAAAGATCCCGCCAACAGGCTATCTTCTTGGGTGGGTGAGGACTGCTGCAGGTGGGAAGGCGTGGCTTGTGACAACCGGACTGGCCACATTATCAAGCTAGACCTCCAAAACCCACACCAATTCTCAGTCACTGGCGATCTGCTTCTTTACAACAAGTGGTCCTTGGGAGGTGAGTTGAGGCCTTCCTTACTTGGTCTGAAGCACCTGAATTACCTTGACTTGAGCATGAACAACTTTGGAGGACTTCGCATCCCCGAATTCGTGGGCTCATTCCGTCAGCTCAAATATCTTAACCTCTCCAATGCTGGTTTGGGTGGACTGATCCCACACCAGCTTGGGAATCTATCGAGCCTCCAATATCTTGATCTCTACAATGGTTTTGATCTCAGCATTGATAATGCCCTCTGGATTTCTCATCTTTCTTCCCTACGATATCTGAATATGATGGGTGTGGAATTCGGAGAAGGTGCTCACTGGCTGCAAGCACTAAACATGCTCCCTTCTATTGTTGAGGTATGCTTATCCTCTTGTGACATCAGCACCATTCTGCTCTCTCTTCCACATGTGAATTTTACTTCACTTTCTGTTCTTGATCTTTCTAATAATCACCTGAATTCGACGATACCTGGTTGGTTGTTCGAGATAAGTAGCCTTGAGGACGTTGATCtcagtgaaaatcttatttGGGGCATCATTCCGCCTGCAATTAACAATCTTGCTTCGCTCAAGTTTCTTGATTTATCCGGTAATCAGTTTCTTGAAGGCAAAATTCCCGTTGCACTTGGGGGTCTGTGTAAGCTGAAGCATTTGGGATTGTCAGGCATTAATATCAGCAAAAATTTgcatgaacttgatgaagtttttAGTGGATGCATCAAAAACGGCTTAGAGACTCTGTATATGTGGGACACCCAGCTTAGCGGTTATTTGCCAGACTGCTTGGGGGACTTCAGAAAGCTCAAATCTCTCCATTTGGGTTCCAACTCAATTTCTGGTCCTATTCCTGCATCCATTGGAAG belongs to Phoenix dactylifera cultivar Barhee BC4 unplaced genomic scaffold, palm_55x_up_171113_PBpolish2nd_filt_p 001055F, whole genome shotgun sequence and includes:
- the LOC120107873 gene encoding receptor-like protein EIX1, with translation MLFLGSGFKEGLKDPANRLSSWVGEDCCRWEGVACDNRTGHIIKLDLQNPHQFSVTGDLLLYNKWSLGGELRPSLLGLKHLNYLDLSMNNFGGLRIPEFVGSFRQLKYLNLSNAGLGGLIPHQLGNLSSLQYLDLYNGFDLSIDNALWISHLSSLRYLNMMGVEFGEGAHWLQALNMLPSIVEVCLSSCDISTILLSLPHVNFTSLSVLDLSNNHLNSTIPGWLFEISSLEDVDLSENLIWGIIPPAINNLASLKFLDLSGNQFLEGKIPVALGGLCKLKHLGLSGINISKNLHELDEVFSGCIKNGLETLYMWDTQLSGYLPDCLGDFRKLKSLHLGSNSISGPIPASIGRLSALQDLDLWNNKLNGTIPENLWKAYEASFIRPQLELFGGCHV